In Thermovirga sp., one DNA window encodes the following:
- a CDS encoding QueT transporter family protein yields MDFAPLRLVRAALIGGVYTALTLLFAPISFGPAQVRVSEALALLPWMWTEAIPGLFIGCIISNFVGGFGIIDMVFGSLATLAAAILTSRMPNKILAAVPPVALNALVVGGYLSSILEIPVMPTMIYVGLGEAVACFGLGIPLLSLLERRFRRGGC; encoded by the coding sequence ATGGATTTTGCGCCTCTCCGCTTGGTCCGGGCTGCTCTCATAGGCGGGGTCTATACGGCCCTCACGCTGCTCTTCGCCCCCATCTCCTTCGGTCCGGCGCAGGTGAGGGTGTCGGAAGCCCTGGCGTTGCTCCCGTGGATGTGGACCGAGGCCATCCCCGGTCTTTTTATCGGTTGCATCATCTCCAATTTTGTCGGTGGTTTCGGTATAATCGACATGGTATTCGGAAGCCTGGCGACACTGGCAGCCGCGATACTCACCTCGAGGATGCCCAACAAGATCCTCGCCGCCGTTCCACCCGTCGCCCTCAATGCCCTTGTAGTCGGGGGCTATCTCTCTTCTATCCTCGAGATCCCGGTGATGCCAACGATGATCTATGTCGGACTGGGGGAGGCCGTCGCCTGTTTCGGACTGGGGATACCCCTGCTCTCCCTCCTGGAAAGGCGGTTTCGCCGTGGAGGATGTTAA
- a CDS encoding PAS domain S-box protein yields the protein MEDVKGAFTIDTLYETLIEQSPLGIAVQTPDRKVARANRAFCEMFGYSLDEVVGKDLDGLVARDEDLFAEAGEMSDLVLGGKKNLSEKVRMKKDGSRFPVAIWGVPIIQEGRVLAVYAIYEDIGERKAAERELRRERSLLERVLVDSPDGMVLFDDEGIVFRANPAFDCLFGLDQGEALGRPLWKVLGGGGKEKEVREHLKKLREERRTDYDGVRFRKDGSEVHLSIRGVAIVGDGPSGGYLAIYRDITPRMRTQQQLATERAYFENLFMNSPLAVALVLSDGIIQRVNESFERLFGYNSWECVGMDLDELIAPGELLGDAIDLTRGAASGSTIKAERTRRRKDGSWVEVQINAVCFPVEDDQKVVYAIYQDITERKVLDEKIRYFGCHDALTGLYNQAFFEEELRRLDSSRQLPISLIMADVDNLKLINDAFGHLEGDRLLAEAGAILKSCCRQEDIIARCGGDEFIMLLPQTTLLEARSICDRIKQACERSSKGIIRPSLALGVATKEEVTQDFMQVRKKADDDMYLDKLTRSERSRSGIYSRIENFLDSDPRMKARVSRIKRLAHVFGEHLALRQDEMENLALLARFHDIGLISIPAEILYKKGPLGSVEWEDIRKHPERGYRLARNLTPLAPIAEDILCHHEKYDGSGYPRGLSGEDIPRLSRIIHLLCAYEAMTGWRSYRPSLSTEETLEEIAFQAGKQFDPRLAGVFILLHRTLEVSDTLL from the coding sequence GTGGAGGATGTTAAGGGCGCTTTCACCATCGATACTCTCTACGAAACCCTGATCGAGCAAAGCCCACTCGGGATTGCCGTCCAGACGCCCGACAGGAAGGTGGCCCGTGCCAACAGGGCCTTCTGCGAGATGTTCGGTTACTCCCTGGACGAAGTCGTGGGGAAGGATCTCGATGGCCTGGTCGCCCGCGATGAGGACCTGTTCGCCGAGGCCGGGGAGATGTCGGACCTGGTCCTCGGAGGCAAGAAGAACCTCAGCGAGAAGGTCCGGATGAAGAAGGACGGTTCAAGGTTTCCCGTCGCGATATGGGGCGTCCCCATTATTCAAGAAGGCAGGGTGCTGGCTGTCTACGCCATCTACGAGGATATCGGCGAGCGGAAGGCCGCCGAAAGGGAACTCAGGCGCGAAAGATCCCTGCTGGAAAGGGTTCTCGTCGATTCGCCCGATGGAATGGTCCTCTTCGATGACGAGGGTATCGTCTTTCGCGCCAACCCCGCCTTCGATTGCCTCTTTGGCCTGGACCAGGGAGAGGCCCTTGGGCGTCCCCTGTGGAAAGTCCTGGGGGGAGGGGGCAAGGAGAAAGAGGTCCGGGAACATCTGAAAAAATTGAGGGAGGAGAGGAGAACGGACTATGATGGCGTCAGGTTCCGCAAGGACGGCAGCGAGGTCCATCTCTCCATACGGGGAGTAGCTATAGTGGGCGATGGCCCCTCGGGAGGATACCTCGCCATCTACCGTGACATTACGCCCAGGATGAGGACGCAACAGCAACTTGCCACGGAAAGGGCCTACTTCGAGAACCTCTTCATGAACAGCCCCCTGGCCGTAGCGCTTGTCTTGAGCGACGGCATCATACAGCGCGTCAACGAATCCTTCGAGAGGCTCTTCGGGTACAACAGCTGGGAATGTGTCGGAATGGACCTGGATGAGCTCATCGCGCCCGGCGAACTGCTGGGTGACGCCATCGACCTGACCCGGGGTGCGGCCTCCGGTTCTACCATCAAGGCCGAAAGGACCAGGCGCCGAAAGGACGGCAGTTGGGTGGAGGTCCAGATAAACGCTGTCTGCTTCCCCGTTGAGGATGATCAGAAGGTGGTCTACGCCATTTACCAGGACATTACCGAGAGGAAGGTCCTCGACGAGAAGATCAGGTACTTCGGCTGCCACGACGCGCTGACGGGTTTGTACAACCAGGCCTTCTTCGAGGAGGAACTTCGGCGGCTCGACTCGTCGAGACAACTCCCCATCAGCTTGATCATGGCCGACGTGGACAACCTCAAGTTGATAAACGACGCCTTCGGTCATCTCGAGGGAGACCGACTCCTGGCCGAGGCCGGGGCGATCCTCAAGTCCTGCTGCAGGCAGGAGGATATAATCGCCCGCTGCGGCGGCGACGAATTCATCATGCTCTTACCCCAAACAACCCTTCTTGAAGCCCGGTCCATCTGCGACCGAATAAAGCAGGCCTGCGAGCGCAGTTCAAAGGGAATTATCCGACCGAGCCTGGCGCTGGGTGTGGCCACCAAGGAAGAGGTCACCCAAGATTTTATGCAGGTGAGGAAAAAGGCCGACGACGACATGTACCTGGACAAGTTGACGAGGAGCGAAAGGTCTCGCTCAGGTATCTACTCCAGGATTGAGAATTTCCTGGATTCCGACCCCAGGATGAAGGCCCGTGTCTCCAGGATAAAAAGACTGGCCCACGTTTTCGGCGAGCACCTCGCCCTCAGGCAGGACGAGATGGAAAACCTGGCCCTGTTGGCCCGGTTCCATGATATCGGCTTGATATCCATTCCGGCCGAAATCCTCTACAAGAAGGGGCCCCTTGGTTCTGTGGAATGGGAGGACATCCGGAAGCACCCCGAAAGGGGTTACCGTCTTGCCAGGAACCTCACCCCCTTGGCTCCCATCGCCGAGGATATCCTCTGCCACCACGAGAAGTACGACGGCTCCGGTTACCCCAGGGGGCTTTCGGGTGAAGATATCCCCCGCCTTTCCAGGATCATCCACCTGCTTTGCGCCTACGAGGCGATGACCGGATGGCGGTCCTACCGGCCCAGCCTTTCCACCGAGGAGACCCTCGAGGAAATAGCCTTCCAGGCGGGCAAGCAGTTCGACCCCCGCCTGGCGGGGGTCTTCATCCTGCTTCACAGGACCCTGGAGGTCAGCGACACCCTCCTGTAA